A single region of the Labeo rohita strain BAU-BD-2019 chromosome 3, IGBB_LRoh.1.0, whole genome shotgun sequence genome encodes:
- the ube2z gene encoding ubiquitin-conjugating enzyme E2 Z yields the protein MADSVGEEANGSVGTAQDHGAQLSASLGNSVPGHSAASPPSTGTPVAVVGPGIPYTITPAVESGLGVLTHAVDPTIPVVAVPPTLPPGIGSGVPAGAGLLSQIHATSWDPTLSTDWDKEKASPQCILRIKRDIMSIYKEPPPGMFVVPDPHDMTKIHALITGPFDTPYEGGFFLFLFRCPPDYPIHPPRVKLITTGHNTVRFNPNFYRNGKVCLSILGTWTGPAWSPAQSISSVLISIQSLMTENPYHNEPGFEQERHPGDSKNYNECIRHETMRVAVCDMLEGKVPCPEALWSVMEKSFLEYYDFYEGVCKERLHLQGQNMQDPFGEKRGRFDYQGLLTRLRAIQRRLREKCPPEDNDGDSDSDTSSSGTDPDSQGSSQP from the exons ATGGCGGATAGCGTTGGGGAGGAGGCCAACGGTTCTGTGGGGACGGCGCAGGACCACGGAGCGCAGTTGTCCGCGAGTTTGGGTAATTCTGTACCGGGGCACTCGGCAGCCTCACCGCCTTCCACAGGGACCCCCGTGGCTGTGGTCGGTCCCGGGATCCCGTATACCATCACTCCGGCTGTGGAGAGCGGACTCGGTGTGCTGACCCATGCGGTCGATCCCACGATCCCCGTCGTGGCCGTTCCTCCAACCCTGCCGCCCGGTATCGGATCGGGAGTCCCGGCCGGAGCGGGCCTCTTGTCCCAAATTCACGCCACCTCCTGGGATCCCACGTTAAGCACCGACTGGGACAAAGAGAAAGCATCTCCGCAGTGTATTCTCCGGATAAAAAG AGACATTATGTCCATTTATAAAGAACCTCCTCCAGGTATGTTTGTGGTTCCTGATCCTCATGATATGACCAAG ATTCACGCCCTAATTACCGGCCCTTTTGACACACCATATGAGGGCGgcttcttcctcttcctgttCCGCTGTCCTCCCGACTATCCTATCCACCCTCCACGTGTCAAACTAATCACTACCGGGCACAACACTGTTCGTTTCAACCCCAACTTCTACCGCAACGGCAAAGTTTGCCTCAGCATCCTTGg CACTTGGACTGGTCCAGCGTGGAGTCCCGCCCAGAGCATCTCCTCTGTTCTCATTTCCATACAGTCCCTAATGACAGAGAACCCTTACCACAATGAGCCGGGCTTTGAGCAG GAAAGGCATCCAGGTGACAGCAAAAACTATAACGAGTGTATCCGCCACGAGACCATGCGAGTTGCTGTGTGCGACATGTTAGAGGGCAAAGTGCCGTGTCCCGAGGCCTTGTG GAGCGTGATGGAGAAATCCTTCCTGGAGTACTATGATTTCTATGAGGGGGTCTGCAAAGAGCGTCTGCATCTCCAAGGGCAGAACATGCAG gATCCTTTTGGAGAGAAGAGGGGTCGTTTTGACTACCAGGGTCTGTTGACCCGTCTCAGAGCCATCCAGAGGCGATTGCGGGAAAAGTGCCCGCCGGAGGACAACGACGGCGACTCCGACTCGGACACCAGCTCTTCCGGCACCGATCCGGACAGTCAGGGCAGCTCACAGCCTTAG
- the atp5mc1 gene encoding ATP synthase F(0) complex subunit C1, mitochondrial, whose amino-acid sequence MYACAKFVTSPAVVRGGSRVLARPVSVVFNRPEARTEQAALLPVSEATLLNITRGFQTSAVSRDIDTAAKFIGAGAATVGVAGSGAGIGTVFGSLIIGYARNPSLKQQLFSYAILGFALSEAMGLFCLMVAFLILFAM is encoded by the exons ATGTACGCATGTGCTAAGTTTGTCACCTCACCTGCTGTG GTCCGTGGAGGATCCAGGGTTTTGGCCCGGCCTGTTTCAGTGGTGTTCAACAGACCTGAAGCAAGAACTGAACAg GCTGCTCTGCTGCCAGTCAGTGAAGCGACCCTTCTTAATATAACCCGGGGGTTCCAGACCAGCGCTGTATCCAGGGATATCGACACAGCGGCCAAGTTCATTGGTGCTGGTGCTGCCACGGTGGGTGTGGCCGGATCAGGAGCTGGAATCGGGACAGTGTTCGGCAGCCTCATTATTGGCTATGCCAG GAATCCCTCCCTGAAACAGCAGCTCTTTTCCTACGCCATTTTGGGCTTTGCTCTTTCTGAGGCCATGGGTCTGTTCTGTCTGATGGTGGCGTTCCTCATCCTGTTCGCCATGTAA